cttgtaacataggcttaggGTAAGGTTTGGTACATATAGGTAACTTTTTCGTGAATTTTTttcctccttgacattacggctaaacgtcctacctctttcattatcttttatgcctacttttcttttcttgtcatCTTCGCCTTGCTTTCTCCTTTGTTCTTTGTGAGAGtgaatctcttttttttttatttcattcagcTGATCATTTTGACTGAGTCACTTCTCTTGATCgctttttatttacttttccaCACTACTCTTTTCATATCCACTTTTCGGGTCATCACTCATAAtaaccaccctcaacttatggctttgccatAAGTCGAGGCACAcattacccaaggttgggtcagggccaagacgAGGTCAGTTTCTGCATTAGCGaccctcaacttaggcttttgacttaagttgaggtgcacatgtccaaggagggtccAGGGTCAACACATTAAGCCCATGAAAGGTAAGTTGGTGAAGAAAATAAAGGTCTATTATAGGCTCaacatatttggatcaaaaggGATAACAATTACATTTGGTTCACTTTATTTTAGGCTAGATGTTTGTtaatttgaacaagggcctatgatcctgtCCTAGTTGTCTAACACAGATTCCTTTTGCAGGACCAACCGAGCAAGTTCTAATTAGGTACGAACAGTGGAACATTCAAACTTCCTCACACTTTATTGACACCTCTTACCCTATCAGATTGttagacacctagtttgagtgttcatttgagggtcatgcagttggtgcatctctatgtcatgattagagccaacacattcaaatTCTTTATACCTATTCATGTAAGCATTTTCTTAGAACGGGATATCATTTATGTTTAGCAATTACACTTTATATTTAactttcatactttgtacaagttacaCATACCAGTTCAACAGTAAAGTAATCATtctcttggggcaaaagaacacaggcaagaaaactccgaagagaggatcgtgagttgggctactcaacCTTCACCTTAACACTCACtctccatttaccccacccccaataaaaataaatgcaatTTGTCCCCAATccataagaaatataataataaggtGGTTGGTAAAGCAAACCTGAAAGGCATAGCGTTGATGATCAACAAACAGGCGGGTCCGGTTTCCTGTTACCCGCAACCTCTGTAGTAGGGTCACCCTCAATGGTTTCCACAACAATCTATACACCCTCAGTAGTGATCCTCTCAACGGCCTCAAGTATGGAACTATATGCCCCAGCAGACAACTCTCGATCCCTCATCTAACGGGTCTCCTCATCAATTAAAGAGGCTCTTCTTGCAGCCTCAAGGTCCATCCGCTCTTTCTTTGTTTCACGGGCATCATTTCCCTCATTGGTGTGGCTGGAATGGTGTAGCTTGGCACACTCACGTGACTCAAGCGGCGGTGCAGTGAGGGCAGTGAATAGTGAAGCAAGCACTGTGTCCTCTGCTAGCTCGACAGGAGCAGTCTCAGTCTCAGGCCTCCTCATCTCCAGAATGCAGCAACATCGACCCGTAAACTCGCCACAACCTTCTGAAGAGTAGTCAAGTCAATGGTAGGAGGTGGGCGTTCAAGAACCCGCAACTTAAATGCATCAAGTCATTCGTTAACCGCTTGAATGTTCTGCTTCGTCAGCTGGGCGACCCTCCTCTAAATCCGGTCCTCAACCTCGGCAATGGAAATCTGCATCCAAAGTTGAATATGATGCAGCAGGGTGGCCATCTGGGCCTCTAACTTCTGGACCTGTGCTGCAGACGGTGGAGTAGACCGGGAGCAACAGGGTGCTCTACTAGTTCCAGGGGCGGACTCGGATAAGGTGGTATCAATGTGCTCTGAAGTGGCAGGTTTAGCCCCTCAGGGTAACTCTATCGTATCCGCCAAATTCTCACTAAGTGGCTGCAACTCAAATCTAGGACCTCTCTGCGATGCTGTCACATTGGCCTCATCCTTAATGATACCTATATCCACAATCCCGGCCGGAGTACGGAGGGCATCACAGTGCCAAATGGGAACTCCAGCATCCCTGCATAAATAGAAGATCATACAAGCGAATGGGTAAGTAGTAGAGGTCTTAAAATCCCTCTCATGTATCACTGAGATCAATAACTTTGCGAAGTTAATCTCCAACCCGGCCACCAAATATGCTACAAATATAGCTCTATCCCATTAAGATTGTTATCTGCTGCCGTGGGAAATAGGCGGTGTCAAACTAACAGCCACAAGAACTTGGTTGTGAAAGTGAGGTTGACCTTTTTGATAAGGCCTCTAGGGTCTAACACCTAGTCTTCTCCCTTACCGTCAATGGGCAGCTGCTGTGTAAGCCACCTCTTGGTGGACTCTCTCTGATCGTTGGTCATCTGAAACTGGCCACCCTTGACCATACCCCGCTTGTAATAAAACTCCGAGGTCAAGGGGCTCCGAGCGATATCTATGGAGGTGCCACATAAGAAACGGCGGATGGTGGTAAGAGAAATGTCCACCAGGAAGCCTCAAACTAGAACCTGTGTGAATGGGTCTTGTTTATTAGGTTTCGCCTGCCTGTCCAAAGAACCTCATAGAGTCGCCACATATGAGGCATAGAACTCCCAAACAATCTCCTCGTTTTACGACCCTAGACTCCTAGACATCAACTTGAGCGTGTGGCGGGTAAACAATCTATACACATCAGGGACTCTGTGAAGGCTCCCTGTGAGAACTCTCCACTCGACTGTCACCAACCTGGTCATCATCCCCTTGTCATTCAGAACTTTTACGTCCTTCTAGACCTGAAATTGACCATCTATGCACCATCGGTTTGGCTCATCAGGAACTGGTGCAGAAACAACATCCTGGAGTGCCGGAGCAGACTCCAAACTATGAGCCTCTAAGACGAGGCTTAACGGGCAGGCACCGATGGGGGAGTGGCTCAAGGTGATCCATAACCGGAGGAAGTGGCCTTATTCGATCCCTTAGAGTGGTCTGAATCTGAACCCGATGCCACTTAGGAGTCATACGCTCTTTTAAAAGCCGGGGCAGACCCAGATGGTGTGCCGTTCAGTGtgtgctcctcatcagactgtgAGGCAGTGAGTACGCCAGAAGCCACCTTTTGGGGGGGTACCCTGAGTAGCTAGTGCAGCTGGTGTAGGGGTACGGGTGCCTGGGAGCACATATTCAGGATCCCGCTCATCGTCGGAGGTACTAATCATCCGACAAGAAGGTGCCACAGACTTTGACCTGCCCCTGGAATAAACAATGTCCGGTTTGGGGGCCATTTGTACCTGTAACACAGTTTTTAGTCTCATAGCAAGCATACTACACACCAAAaacaaataaaccaaaaaaaaaaaggaaaaacaaagcACATTCTAGTTCAGATTGCAGTACTGGTTGATGGGTACTATCGACGGCTCATCGATgaatcgacggtccatcgatagtgtacgtcgttggacacttagaacattttatggattttttattttacataccTCTCAGTTGAAAATGACGGACGTGTAGAACGGTCTATCAATTAATCGACGaaccgtagtccacttccgtcGTCTGACACTTAGAATAAATTTTGAACTCTCTCAAAATAGGGTCTCAGTTGGAAACAACGACCGTGCAGAACGGTCTGTtggtcaatcgacggaccatattCCACTTTCGTCATTTTAGAGTTGAACACTTTTGATGTTGCCCAATCGACagaccccatcgacggcccgtcgatcaaACGACGGTCCATAGACGGGGTTTTGATCTATTGGTCTGAGATATATTTCAGGCCTTGTTTCTATCACCACCCTCATAAGGTTACCCAATACATAGTAAGAATCAAAAGACCATTTCTTCATCCTTAGGGTTTTGATTTCGCAAGGTTCATTCTCGGATTCAAAGATGCTACCAAACCCTAAGTTGAAAAGTCTGTAATCATTTTAAACTGAATATACCACTACCCATTCATTTCCAATCATTATAAGGGAAAGTATACCCAATTTTAACAAGCATAAACATATAATTGTGTCCCTAAGTCAAGACCCAGATTCCACTTTTCGTTTCCAACAACAAATGAACGAGAATTCATCAAGCAAGAGGAATCAAAATACCTGGAAATCATAGTGGAGTGACTGGGTGAGTGATAATATCAACAACTTACGTACCCGCCTTTGATCACCGACTAGAGAAAGCAGGAAAACTAAGTAGAATTTGAGAATAAGAGGGTTTTGGGAATTTGGGATAATTTGGGAGTTTAGGGAATATGATGAGTTTGGAAGGATGAGATATGGTGTTATGATGGAAATGGAAGGCAATAAGGTGAGGGAAACGGTTGGGACAAGAATTTATAAAGGTTTTGGAGTTTAATGGACggttttcttttaatataaccGGTCGGGTCGGGTTGGGTCACTTGTTCTTTGGACTGACGACACGCCATCGGCGGTTTGTAAGCCAGTCGATGGATCGTCGATAGGACCATCGATTTCACAAAGACTTAGACAAAATTTCATGACATACCTGGGATCTAGGGACGCCATCGACGATCCGTCGATGAAATTATgacccgtcgatggggtctgtAGATCTGTGCACCAGACCATTTTCTGCAGAATTCTATGttttggtccctgcacattgaacactaagctattctttttgtgtttttctagAAACATTTGAGACATAGACCCTAAACTACTCTCTATCCAACACTAAAAAAATAACGCATGAAGATgagtaaaacaaaacaaatcaaaacaaGATAATGCAACTATTGCTATAAAGAAAAGACAAATCCtatgttggctagaggatacaccttgggttgcctcccaaaaagcgcttgatttaacgtcgcgtcATGACGCACGATCcctgattactcagacttcatcaaggtgaTATGCCTCAACAACTTCATGGACACTCTCTGCATGCCCTAGGTAGATCCTAATTCTTTGCTCGTTGACTGTGAACtttgcaccctccttgttctccaactcgaCCGCTCCATGTGGAAACACTTTAGTAATAAGGAATAGTCCCTTCCACTTGTACCTGAGTTTGCCTGAAAACAAGCGTAGACTAGAGTTGAGTAGAAGTACCAAGTCTTTAACCTCAAATTCTCGCTTTTCAATCTTTCGATCGTGATActttttcatcttctctttgtagatggctgaactttcatacGCTTTTAGGcaaaactcatcaagctcattcaacccattaagtCTCTGTTCCACATTCAAATCCATCTTCATTCTCTTCATGCCCACATGGCTTTGTGCTCTAACTCAATTGGCAAGTCACAAgtcttcccatatacaagttggtacaGTGACATACCTATGGGGGTCTTGTACGCAGtctggtaggcccaaagagcatcatcaagcctccttgaccaattcATTCTATTAGCATTTACCGTTTTTGATAGGATTTGCTTGATATCTCgattggacacctcaacttgcctaGTAGTCTATGGATGGTACGGAGTGACCACATTATGGCGAatcccatatttctccaatagtcctttgaacaacttattgcaaaagtgagatccaccatcactaataatgtcCCTTGGTGTGCCAAATCtggagaatatattcttttttaagaatccAATGACACTCTTCGCTTCATTGTCAGAAAGAGCTATAGCTCTCACCCATTTTGACACGTAGTCCACTTCCACGagtatatatttcatcccatgagaactcacaaatggTCCCATGAAATtaatgccccatacatcaaataactcaatcagtAGAATGTATTTAAAGCGAGCTCTTGCCTCTTCGAAATTCCTTCATTCCTTTGACACCTTGCGAACTCTTGAGCATCTCGGTGAATGGTTGGACAATAGTATCAACACTGCAAGATCTTGTGGTCTGTCAAGATACCACTATGGTGCCCACCCATAGgcgaggagtggcatgcctccaaaataCTTAACATTTCAACTTCCGACACGCAACGAcgaataagcccatcagcacaactccggtataagtaaggctcatcccaaaagaactttttcacatcatgcataaatTTCTTCCTCTGATGGAACGACAAGTCCGATGGGACTATATCACTGGCAAGATAATTTTTGCAAAAATCGGTGAgccatggaatcaagtcatggGAAGCGGACAATACATGATCATCAaggaaggtatcatcaatttcacacttttcacccaactctcgcacaacttcatcctccaatctggacaagtgatcggcaacttgatattcaatcccttttctatcttttacctcAACATCAAACTTTTGCAATAGTAACCCCCATCATAATCATCCTTGGTTTTTCATACTTCTTTTCCATCAAGTACCTCAAAGTGGAGTGttcagtatgcactatgactctcgtgccaagcaaataggcgCAAAATTTCTCGAAAGAAAATACCACCGCAAGAAACACTTATTCAGTCACAGTTTAGTTCTTGACTGCTTCATTTAGGGCCTTACTTGCATAATAGATGGGGTTAAGGATTtttcccttctttgtcccaatacaacaccaagagcaaccccactagcatcccACATCACCTCAAGTGGCTTACTCTAATCTAGATAAATAATTATGGGCGCAAACACCAACGTCttcttcaactctccaaatgcaTTCGGACAAgattcattaaaatagaatttacattccttctcaagtaaTTTGCATAGaagatgtgcaatttttgagaaatccttaataaacctcctgTAGAAGCCTGTATGTCCCAGAAAACTTCTCataccttttacagagatgggtggaagaagtctctctattacttCAACTTTTGCccgatcaacctctatcccaTTTTCCGAGATGCGATGGCCCAATGCTATAtcttctttcaccataaagtaatattttttccaatttagCACAAGATTGCGATCTTtacatcttttgagaaccttgtccaagtgactcaaacaccGATCAAAAGAGTCGCCAACAACAGAaaagtcatccataaacacctcaatagtttCCTCCATCATATCGGAGAATATTGGCATCATACATCTCTGGAAAGGTGCTAGTGCATTATATAGCCCAAATTACATTCTCTTGAATGCAAACGTCCCATAAGGGCAAGTAAAGGGGGTCTTTCTTCTCTTGATCCTTCGgggcaatagagatttgattgtaacccgaatagccatcaagaaaacaataccatcCTTTTTTTGTgagtctatctaacatctggtccatgaagggcatagggaAATGGTCCTTCTTTGTTGATGCATTCAATTTCAGGCAATCCATACAAACCCTCCACCCAGTCACCGGCCTAATTGGAATAAGCTCGTTCCTCTCATTGGGCACTACTGtcatcccccccccctttttgGGCACACAATGAATAGGGCATACCTAACTACTATATTTAATAGGATATATGACTCTGAcatccaaccatttaatgatCTCCTTCGTCACTACCTCTTTCATAGGTGGATTCAATTGTCTTTGGTTCTCAATACTTAGCTTGTGATCGGGCATGcgttggattttgtgtgaacaaatactgGGAAGGATCCttataatgtccgcaatagtccaaccaatggctcgtttgaacctcttcaaaACTTCCACCAAACAGTACTTGTTGTACATTCAAATTCGATGCAATGGTTACCGGAAAAAGTTTTATTTCTACCCAAGAATACATatctcagatgaggtggtagatccttaagctcta
The window above is part of the Solanum pennellii chromosome 5, SPENNV200 genome. Proteins encoded here:
- the LOC107019410 gene encoding uncharacterized protein LOC107019410, producing the protein MDLNVEQRLNGLNELDEFCLKAYESSAIYKEKMKKYHDRKIEKREFEVKDLVLLLNSSLRLFSGKLRYKWKGLFLITKVFPHGAVELENKEGAKFTVNEQRIRIYLGHAESVHEVVEAYHLDEV